From a region of the Lactuca sativa cultivar Salinas chromosome 4, Lsat_Salinas_v11, whole genome shotgun sequence genome:
- the LOC111875883 gene encoding uncharacterized protein LOC111875883 — translation MAEDLVLDTAIRDWVLIPLSIVMVLIGILRYFVSKLMRTSQLPDAKIIKEGQVIIRARNLRAAANFIPPKAFRARKVYYTNEENGLLHVPKGQGQNPQAQMLSDPNMAMDMMKKNLSMIIPQTLTFAWVNFFFSGFVAAKIPFPLTQRFRSMLQNGIDLSTVDVSYVSSRSWYFLNLFGLRGLFSLILGEENATDDTQRMMQMSGFGFDPSKSLGAEKDGLDIVQHDWVLPKFEQRAEAVLRKLVS, via the exons atgGCGGAGGATTTGGTATTGGATACAGCGATCAGAGACTGGGTACTCATACCGTTGTCAATCGTCATGGTTCTAATCGGAATCCTCCGTTACTTCGTATCCAAGCTCATGCGTACTTCTCAATTGCCGGATGCCAAGATTATCAAAGAAGG GCAGGTTATAATTAGGGCTAGAAATCTACGGGCGGCCGCTAATTTCATACCCCCAAAGGCGTTTCGCGCTCGGAAAGTTTATTACACTAATGAG GAAAATGGTTTACTTCATGTTCCCAAAGGCCAGGGTCAGAATCCTCAGGCACAAATGTTATCTGATCCAAACATGGCTATGGATATGATGAAGAAAAATCTTTCAATGATTATACCACAG ACCCTTACCTTTGCTTGGGTTAACTTCTTCTTCTCCGGATTTGTAGCAG caaAGATTCCGTTTCCTTTGACACAAAGGTTTAGGTCAATGTTACAGAATGGAATTGACTTGAGCACAGTTGATGTTAGCTATGTTAGCAGTCGTTCATG gtacttcctTAATCTGTTTGGATTAAGAGGCTTGTTTAGTCTCATTCTTGGAGAGGAAAATG CCACTGATGATACACAACGAATGATGCAAATGAGTGGATTTGGCTTTGATCCCTCCAAG aGTTTGGGTGCTGAGAAAGATGGATTAGACATTGTTCAACATGACTGGGTCCTACCAAAATTCGAACAACGAGCTGAAGCTGTGTTGAGAAAACTTGTGAGCTAA